ccttgtgtgtgtgtctggagAGTGTGAGTCCATTGTGACTATCCAGTTCTTAGTTCCCTCCTTTGATCAAGGCTTCTGCTCCTCAGTTTCTTGCTTTGCTGGTACAGCTCCCATATGTGGCACTTGGAAGCAGAGGTATTTGGTGTCCCATTGTCTGCTTAGGCATCCTGCCACTGTGCTACACCTATGCCACAGTCTGCTGAAATCTGTAGCGGATCAGGTCCTTACTGGACAGTGAGTTCAGATTCCTGGAGCATGACAAGCTCCTTAATTGCCTTGATAATATTcaattttcctgctgttttagATCACAGACAGCCCTCCTGTGGGATATGGGGTTATAACTGTAAAGTCATTAAGGCTTACGCTCCCCAGAAGGGCCCGTGTGGaaggcacagctgcaggctggatGGGTGAGGTGGGTTGGGGCTGGGCAGTGATGAGGAGGAACGCGTGGACAGCGTATGAGCAGGGAGCTGACTGGGGGATGAGACCCGTGGACAGCAGACTGCAGCTGAGCCAGCCAATGGGTGCCCTTCTTCTGGTAAGTTTGGTTATGTCCAGTTGAGATTAAAGGTACGAAAGGGGGTGATTTCTACAATAAAGGGATCTCCTTCCCATGCATAAGGGGGTCTGTGTCTCTTTGTTCCCCATGGCTACACCCTCCCAGTAAGCTTGCTTCTGATACTGGAACATCACTTTGTTCACAAAAGTAGCCTCCATAACTCTTTAAGTTGGTTGGTCTTCTCGTTACTGGCAGCAGATCATGGAATTTCAGAAACATACCCAAAAAAACATTAGAGAGACCCCATTCAAAGTCAGTGGTATGATGAACAGAACCCCTCCTGTTCCAGAAAGGAAGATGCATGCATCTTAGTGGCTTTCTGTCATAGCTCATtaagcaaaatcaaaattaatcaaTATAACACAATTCCTTCATTGCCAGCTGTGATGATCTGAAGTTGTGCCTCTGACATATGGGCTCTATCTCTCTTTAAAGATTCTGCTTAAGCTTGTAGCCTATATTTCAGCAGAGATTGAACAGCTTGGCTCCCAGCTATGGACATTGATTTGTTTCTACCAAGAAAATAGGATTCACCATTATTTATCAATGGAAAAATGTAGACAGAATTATCTCTAAAGCATAAGGGGGACTTTAATCTTGGGGGGCTCTTATATGCAACATTAGAGAACAGTGCATAGCTTAAGAAGATGAGTTGTCTGTGGTCATCAGCCCTTTTATGATTTAGGTCTGGTTGTTTACATGgaactatttaatttttttcttttgttgtagattattgcttttaaaatgtgcatgtaatgacatttctgcttttataaaCTATCTGCCCAGTCAAAAACACTctaaatgttataaaaaaacAACgcctttctttttgtcttttctaaagGGAGAATCTCTTGTATGGCTGGAAAGCCATAGTCATCTGATAGTCTGGTGGCAGAAATTGGGTTCAGATGAGGAGAGTGCTCTTTATTCAGTGACCCACATTAATTAACGGTAAAAAGGAAGTGTTTAACTTTTTGCTCTAAAAATATGTGGTTTGGGATTGTTGTTTAAGTTTCTGGCTTGGAAAGATGTTGCTGGTCTTTGCAAAATAAACCAATATTAcattgaaataaaacttttaatatCCCTGCAGCTTCACTGTGGTccttttttctgtcagtttgcCTGAAAAGTAAAGAGATTGCATCAGCACAACCAAGTGTAAATTTTATCAATTCCCCTTTAACAGTGTACCTTATGTAATGAACTTCTATTTGTCAGCTTTTCTAAAAATACCCCCATGGAATTCAGCCATAGTACTTCACCTAGCCTTACTTTGAGAGCTGATGTCTCGAAATTACTTGACATAACATCCTGTCCCTCTCCCATGTTTTTCCTGTTAACATTATTGATGGGAGATGCTCATAGGAAACTGCTGGAGGCTGACTGCATCTGGaatgcagctggaggagctccGTGGGCGCAGGAACACGAGCACGCTCTGCGCtagctggtgctgcagggagggacTGCAGCCTCCGCAGGGAACCAGTGCGCCTACTGCCAGCACCTTCGAAATAAGAGGGCTTCAAAGAGGTTTGAAAATGTAGAGAATTGATTCCTTAGATTCTTCACTTTTTAATGGCCTCTTGTGAGGGAAGGGCCCTTGGGAAAAGTGAGACAAATGCTGTAGAAAGTGACTTATTTGTACTAATGGGTTGCATGAACATGGTCCGCTGCTCCTGAGGGGCTGAAGCCCATAATAGTATACCCCTGTGTCTTGGCcagaatttctgtttttcaaggGTGTATTATACAAGGATCTCATGGATCCTAAACTCTAAACTTAGAAGCCTAATTACATCACAAGCATTTTGAGAAATGTGTTCACACTTTCCATATTTGATTGCTTTTGGCTGTTCATCTAAGTATAAATGAGGGACATAAGTAAAAATATTGCAATTCATAAGGGTGCTAAGTACCCTCTCTTTTGACTCACATTAGttcaaattattattaattttgaaGACTGAGGTTCTTTTATTTAGATGCCTCATGATATAGTGTGCTACAAATTTCATCATCCAGGTTTGAAAACTGTGCCCATAATCACTTAAGATCCCCAGAGATGACCCCTCTAATCTTAATTGGCGAAGAAGTGGCTTGAGTTATCTTGATGCTTTCCAGATAATGTTTAGACAAAGAATGTCTGCATTATTCTTTTCCAGTCTGAAATCTGCAGATCTAGTACTAGGGAGGAAGCCTGGAAAACAATGACCTCCTTGTCAGGGACTCTGGTTTCTGTTGGGAACGGTCACTTGGCCTGTTCAGTTAATAAGCCCCAGAAGCCTTCTGAATTAGAAAGAGCAAAGGATGTTAGTTTAGAAGGTCAGAGGGTTAACAATAGAAGGAACAGTTGTACTCAAGGTCATTTTCTGAGCAAAGTTTAGCAGTACAAAACAAAGCTGGGAGAAGAATTGATAGCAGTTAGAACACCTCTGAGTTACATTTTTCTAGACCTCATCTTCTCATAGTATAAATTGTCATGTCTTCCTTGGAACTACTACAGTTATAGCAGTTTGTCTTGGTAAGAACTAGCTCAAATGCTTCGACTTATTATTGCTTTGAAATAGGCTGATGAAAAACCTTTCAAAGTTATTTGgaattttaaattgaattaatgGATAAGATTCCTATTTCCTGGTTCTAATTTATGTGGAATGCTAATTATTATGTTTTgttaggaaagggaaaatgatgATTCTTCGTCTTCTTTTTGTCTGGCAGCTGTAGTGGAAAGCTTTTGAATTTAGCACATACACAAAGGTCAGGGCACCAGAGTAAAACTTGCAGTTGTGCAAATGGCATGGCCTCTATAGCTTCAGGACATGGCCCTGTTGGGAGTTCAGTCCAGACCTAAATGAGAATATATTCCTTTGAATTCACTCATTCTTCTTCTggacatttggaaaaaatgcTATGTCCTCTATCCCTGGAGATGAAGGTCCTTTAAGAATCTCTAATGACCACATAACAGCTCGGTCCATCTGCCTGACTAAGTCAATCTTAATAGACCTGCATTGTCTTCAGAGCTGACACAGTTTGATTACTTTTCTATTGACAGCTATTATTAATGCCTTTTGTTCAAGAAAAGGAGAATTACTGGGTTCCTGAAAGCCTCTATGAAAATCCCTGGTTTCAAACATTGTGGTGACCCcttaatggaaaagaaacaactcTTCTGCATTAGTAATTATAGGGAGAGTTTCCAGTTTAACAACCAAACTTCAGCAATGTCACAGCCTGAAACAGCAAAGCAAGGCTGTGACACCCAGAGCACGCCTCTCACTTTCCTAGCATTGTTCACATTTTTGTAGTGACCACATGGGGAAACTATCAGACAAAGGAAAGGCTGGGTTTTAAGAGCTGCTTTATCAACATTTCTACCTTTTGCCTGACTGAACTGCACATTTGGAGACATCTAATAAATGCATCCTATGAGTTATTTCCTTAAAAGTCTCTGATAGGGGAACAGGAACTTTGCTCCTGACTGTTGGACGTACCTATGAAGGACTCTTTGGCTTGGAGCTGGCTTGATTTTATCTCCTAGAGATTTATGTAGACCACTGTATCCCAACCTCAGGAGCCTAGGAAGCTCCTGCCTCAGATCCTCTACTCTCCTGGCTTAGTCCTTGTCTTAGGTTGCCCGTGAGCAAGTGCAGTGACTTGACTGCTTGAAGAGATGTTTGTCATCTTGTCTGAAGGGAAGGTATTGTGCTGATGGGCACCTTCACCCCCAAAATTAGTCAAATCAATCTGAATAGCTTCCTTCAggtaaaggaaaggaaagttggggaaagagaaaaggacaCTAATGCCTTATTTGCTAGTTTGTCAAAAACCTATTGGGACTTCTCAGGGCCTTATTCATTCAGAAAGCCACCCTTGATTAAGAGTTCCACAAAAAAGTCCATTAAAACATGTGTAATGCTCTTCACAGAGGACGACTTTCACCCCAGGCCATGGCTTCTGAAATCAATAAATCCttggtttagttttttctttctgaagtacATTGTTTTGCCCAATAAATCAGAAAGCTCTGTTTAATCAtgtgaatagatttttttcttcctgttcagacaatactgtatttttaaattgtcaGATTGTTAATGTTGTTTCTAAGCTGTCGCTTTCTGCCCTGTTGCTTTGTCTGAAGCAGAGGGCTTTGGGGATTGATGACTCCCTTTCAGCTGCCAAGCCACAAGCAGAATCTGACTTTCAGGGGGCAGGAGCTATTCAAGGCAGCTGGTGATAGCTGGGCAGTTTGGACAGAAGGCAATGTCACTTAATGTTCCTCACACTCTAAGTCAGTGCTCAAATTAGCTATGTTACAAATGCTCAAATGTACATTAAAAAGTCCAGCTACTGAAAATCTATATTGGATGTCGGTTATTCAGTATGGCCCTTCTACAAAATTATTTAGCAGTTTGTAAGTCGTTTTCCAAAACAGTGTTCTAAACTAATTTATATTACAGACAGAACATTAGTCTGAGACAGAGTGATcctgatttttcctctttcctgatATTTGTGGCTTTTTTCTGGTACTGGcccaggaaaacacaaacatgAGCACCTCTAAAGCACAGTTCATGGTGATTGTGTTACTACATTGCTACTACGCATTGCTGGAGCAGGATCAAATTGCTCAGCAGCCTGCAGAATTAATGCCCAAGTGAAACGACAATCAAGctcccttttgttttcagagccAGAGAAGCAAATTTTACTTTGGTTAAGGAAATAATTCTCAATTTTATTGTATCCTTGTAGCACATCAGAAGATAGAGCAGGTGGCCAGATTAAAGCCTGATTGTGGGAAAGAACACGGATCAATTAGTTCGCCATGAAAGGGAATATTACAGGGAAGAAATTAAGATAATCATATCTGTTTTTCTTAATGAACATAAAACTGGCAAACACTTTACTGTTTGTCCCTAACAACACAAGAATTCATTTACTTTCCTATTAGTTAGGTCTCAAAAACCAAAAGGATAACTTGGCATTGGAAATCCCTCCAGTGTTTCAGCTTGGCAGTAGTCAGTATTCTTTCCACTTGGTAAGAATGCAGTAGAATATACGGCGCAACACTGCAGAAATGCTGTTGATGTTGCACACATTCATATTGCATTTCACCTACTGTCATGCTAGAGGCCCATTGCAAATTAATTTGGCAGATAAATTTACGATCGCAATTTGCCTTCCAGTTGTATAATTTATTCAtgtcagaaataatttattatattcTCCCTTAAACcaatcttttctcttttttgtcttCCTAGGGTACCACCTTACTAAATAAAATCCATTGTTTACACTGAGCCTTGTGTGACTTCACAGTGGTCAGTCAATAACCTCAAGGGGATAGTTTTGGTCACGTTAGTGGTCACTTATTTGTATAGATGATAGAGTGCTCTGGTCCCATCTGTATATGTATTACTTTCTTTTGTCTTAGAGGCACTGTTGGAAAGATTAATTAGGTCCATCTGTAGGAAAGGATCAGCCTTAGGGGATTCAGGTAAGTAAAACAAATGCCAAAGGGAAATATTGCTGAGGGGCATGTTTTGAAAATCAAACTGTTTTTCATAACATTAATGGGGAAATTACATACAGGAGGAGATTGAAGGAAAAGTAAAACTGTCATTTAGTCTGGGTTGTTTCAGCATGACCTGATAAACATCTATTGCTGCTGTGGTAGGAAAAAGGATCTATCAAAAGGCTAAAGTAAAACCCATGGGCAGCATTCTCAGCTAATACAAATCAGTGTAACTTTCTGATCTCCACTTTATAACAAGTAGAGACTTGAGTTGTGTCTGCCAGCGTGATGTTATTTCTGTCCTTCATTTGAGTGATCTGACATACAGTAAACTGATCCTAATTCACattctgtcttcattttttttattgtaatgGTGCTATATACCTTATGGGTCCTACATCAcacctctgttttcctttcctttaagcttctttccatattttcttccttaccTTTCTTTCCCATTCCTTCAAACAGTTCAGCATGCAAATGAGTCTCATAGCATTGAGCTAACTGATATGATCACAGCTTGTAAAATAGAAACTCAGCTCTTTCTGACTTTTATACAATTTATTAGTTTATATGTAATTAATTGGTATAATTAGTGCATAAACCATTTGTTGCCATTTAAATTATATCACACTCTGTTGCCTTATCTACTTAAGTGGGGATTTATGTTCCACTATGCAATGGGATTACAATCCATAACGTTTTCATGAAACACcagatggaaaaacaaaaatgccatttttctcaCTGAGCTTAGGCTGTATTAAGGGACATAAATACTAGagatgttttgcttttaaactttTGTTGGAGCAAAGTTAGGTTCCTTTTGAGTTTGGGGTTTAACTCATGATGACTTCTAAATTAATTAGTAAAGCTGGAGAAACATGAAGGcttatttttgagaaaaagaggagaatCATAaatcatttaaaagaaaagggaagcagCATGCAGAAAGGATACAAAAAGAAGTGTAACTCAAAGGGTAAGGAGAGAATGACTGTTGGTGATCAGTCCAACTACTGTGTGCACATGAAGAACTACAGGTGAGAGGGAAGCCACTGGCTCTGGAAATGCCCGTGCCTgtctcctgcctgtgctggcagcagtgtACCCTCACTCTCAGAGGGGAGCAACTCCTTCTGGGGCTGAACTTTGAGGTCTAATTCTGAATAGTTGCTAGTTCTGCTTTACACACTGCTGGAAGGAGACTGCCTTTCTGTATAAGGTGTAAGTCTGCACATTGCCACAGAGAGGCAATTAGACACTCTAGAGTGTAACTGGGGTTGTGGTTTTCAAGTAAGATTATAACATATTTAACAATGTAATTTAATATCTCTATATTTAGCATAAATAGCTCAACGTGCTGCCATTGCAGAATAGAGCCTTTATTGACTGAAGGCACTTCTTCCTTCCAGCCTGTCTAGATGAAGGGTGTTTTGGAGGCTCCCTCTTGGTCAATAGCCACAGTGCAACACCCAAACAGGCACCCTGAATCTTAGAGACACTCCCTCAGGTGATATCTACTGAAATAGTTCTTGTTTGTATTAGTGGGTcaattttccttccttaaaaTCTTCTGAGGCAGTTTATTTTCTCATGTAGAGACAGGAGTTCCCATCTGGTTTATGCTGCTCATACTCATTATCTTAAGTACCTAAGGACTTTGTCCTGCAAAGAGTGAGCCATAACATTTCCTCTGGGCTCCAGGTACACCCATCCTGCAGGATTCTGGAAGCAAAGCTGGGCCATGGTAGCATGCTTTCAGTTGTGCAGTTGGGAAGGTGAAGCTGAGGGTCTGAGCAgggtttttcttcagtgtttcatTCAACATATGGGCTTGGTATGTGTTTGTTGGGCCTACAGCCTTACACTTGAAAATCTTAAACCTACTTGcaattggaatttttttgtgtgtctgtctttttttcacaaatgtttttctttgagGCAATTTGAAATTTTCAGCAAAGTATTTCAGATGGAGACTAATTTATTGTTATTTACAAAAACAACTGAAGGATGCTTCGTgctctggttttttgtttttttgtttgtgtcattctgtttctctttttagaGAAACCCTATTATTGAAAACAGatatttctctctgaaatgttcatttcctggaaaaaaccccagatttttCATCAAGATATTTCAGTTAAAGAGCTGTGCTGATCGCCAGGGTGTTCttctgaaaaggcagaaacacaaATCAGTAGAAAAAGAGTGACAATCAACAGACAAACGCTTGGTTCTGCTCTATGGTTCTTACTCAGGTGAAATTCTTCCTCGAATAAAAAATGAGAGCAAATTTCAACATATATAGAATCCTGCCTAATATACTAAAATGACTCCCAGAACTATTCATTTTCCAGGAGTAAACACTTTTTACATATAACTCAAGGAACCTACATATTCATTTTACAGAATCTAACAAGCGAAGCATGGTTGTGAATGTACCATGAAGTTGGCTCGGCAAATGTTTTCCTACAATTAAAATACATCTGGCTCTGTTCTGAGTGGGAAATCACAGGCCCCTGAATGTTTTGAGTATTTCCTTATGCACAATAGCAGCGGGAAAACTCCATATGCCTTAACCTGTCAAATTCCGTTCCACTTTATCATGTTGATAAATCAGCTGCAATAAGGAATTTTAATCCAGCATCTTTGACCTGAAACTGAGGAATTCAAAGCAAAAGCAATGGAAATGGTCATGGAAAGTACGAGAGGCTCAGAACAGCGCTCAAATCTTTAGCACACCGGTGTTAATTTAAGTAAGTGTGAAATAGCCTGCTGCGTTTCTCCATAAAAGCTTCTGACCGCCACGGACACTGTTTTCCTGATGCCAGTTCTGCACCTAcatcctcctgctgccttcggtgccccagagctcagagggaacGCTGTAGGCCTTGGGAATCTTTGTCCTTCACCCCTCTCGAAGGGGAGACTCGGCTCAGGGCAGTGACAGTTTCCTTACAGCAGTCCCCTATCCTGGAAAGGGCTGTGCTCCCCGGTACCCCTTGGACCCGCTGGCTGCCCCAGCGAGCAGTGTTGGGGAGCTCGGGCTGAGCTGTGATGGGCTGCTGTGCCTCGGCCGTGCCCTGGGGGGGTCAGCCCAGCCTGAGCCCGGTTAGATCGccctctgctttccctgcctgcctctgggGCTTTTCATCAAGTCCTCACCATCCACCTCATTTGCGGGACAACTGACAATCGCGCTCTCGTTCTCGGGCAGTCCCAGGAGAGGCAGCTGCGGAGCCCGCAAGGCAGGCGGCAAGCGGTGATGAATGGAGAGGGCAGATTGGATGGAGAGggcaggatggatggatggatggatggccACGACTGGGAGGGGGCCGGCTGTCTGGCGGCGTGGTGCTGGCCCGGGGGAAGGGGTGGGGGACCGGGTGGGTGTGCCCGGCTCTCCGTGCCGTTGCCGCCGCGGTCCGCCCCGCTCACAAGGTGCCTGAGCCGGAGAGCGAGCAGCAGCGCCGCGTCCCCGCCGCCCACcgcagcgcccgccccgccATGCCCAACTTCGCCGGCACTTGGAAGATGAGGAGCAGCGAGAATTTCGACGAGCTGCTCAAGGCGCTGGGTGAGGCGCGGGGGAGCCGGGCAGCGGGAGGGGAcgcggggcggcggccgcaGGAGAGCTCCGTGCGCGGCCGCGGGCGTGAGACGCTGCCGCCGGTGCGGGGCACGGCTCGGAGCCCTGCCCGGGGAGGGGCGGTCGAGGCACGGAGCGGTGCCCGCCTCACCGACGGGTGCCGTGCCCGGGGAGCGGGGCTGTGCCGGCGTTCTGTGTCCCAGAGCCCCGCGTGTCCGTGCGCCGGCCGTGCGGAGCCTGCCCGAGCGCCGCGGCTCCCGAGCGCCGCAGCGGTGCCCCGGGGCTACGCGCGGGGTCCCGGCCTCTCGCCTCGCTCCCCGATCTGCGCGATGCCGGGCGAGATCGGTCCAGGGCACGGCCGGCGACTTCAAGCTCTGCTTCCTCCCCGCTTCGCCCAGGTGTTAATGCCATGCTCAGGAAAGTGGCGGTGGCGGCCGCCTCCAAACCCCACGTGGAGATCCGCCAGGACGGGGACCAGTTCTACATCAAAACTTCCACCACTGTCCGCACCACTGAGATCAACTTCAAAATCGGGGAGAGCTTTGAGGAGGAGACGGTGGACGGCCGAAAGTGCAGGGTaggaggagagctggggcaTGTGCGTGCGTGTGGGGAGTGTGTGTGTTACCAAGTTCTTTTCAGATGGGACAAACACATCTGCTGCCCGTGTCCCCAGACAGCGGCATCGCTGCCCTCCACCCTCTTACCAGAAGCACTCTTGGGGGTTCTTGGTGATCACCATTTCTCTTGTCCCTCTTTTGGGATAAAATTGAAATCTGAAGGCAACAGGACATGACAGGTCCCAAAAGCAGAGTTCAGGTATCTGGTTTCCAGCTTGGCAGGGTTTAGTTCTTCTCTTTTTGCTTCTGTCTCCCCTGAAGACCTCAGCTGCAGTGAAAGCTCTCCCCACCTTCTGTCTCTGACAGAAACATGGGAAATGGTGGAGCAAGAGACGTCAAGAGTCAGGATTTAGTGCACAAATCTGGCATAGCTTTTTCCTAGATTGCATCAGATGAGTTCTCAAGCAGGACCACAGTTCTCAAGCAGGACTGTTTGTAGTTTGGGGCTGAAATCCTCTTTCACACCTTTGCCAAGTGCATGTGTCTGGTTTACTGATAGATAGCTGTTTAACAGCATGAGACAGGCTTTCAGCTGGGATTGTACCAGCCACAGTTGCACCATCTCCTTGAGCAGAGCTGCATTAGAGAGCAGTCACTGGAGTGTCTTGGGTTTAATTCTGTGTGTGAGACCCCGCTCCTCTACCTTTGTAACCACTTCTGTGGCCATGGAGGGGGATTTCAGTTGGCAGCATCTGACACCAGGTTTTTGCTGGTGTAGATATGTGGGATCTGAGGTTTGGGGAACTGGGCTGCAGTCATAGCTGCCTTTTGAAAACCGTTATTGAAGGCATGGGTTAGTTATGCTTTCTTCTGGCCATTTACTCTCGTAATTATAAagtatatataagtatatataaAACTCTTATTAAACAAGTACAAATAAAGATTATTGGATTGTCATCTCAAATGAGGATCCAGTTTTAAAAGTGTCCAGTGTTGGTGAAATAATCTACTTCCCAAAATATGATCTCTCCTAATACATGGGTCAGCTTTTGAGACAATTTTTATCACTAAAAATTCAGTACTTGCTGTCTTCAGTTCAATTGCTGTCAACATAAATTTATGAAGAAGGAAGCAGATTCTGAGAATCGGTGAATATTTAGAACATCCATTTGCTCTCTAGGACGAGTTATTGTATATCTAACAGTTTGTCCAGGAAATGTTGCTGGctttgttaatttatttttttcgGCAAAAGCATCTTCATACATAATGCATACATGATAACTGTGACCTGCTTTCTAGAGAAGGATTTATTGCTGCAGATGGAAAAACAATAATTATGGCTGCAAGCTATGAAAGTtggaaaaacctgaaagaaatgGGTTTTCTGAAGTAGTAAATTTTTTCCATGTGTTGTGAAATTATTTATAGTCCAGTCTCAGAAATAAGTTGTACTGCTGTGTGTATATAACCAAGATGTGGCCACAGAGCAGAAACTGacagataataaaataatactCCAGAATGTAGTTTGCAGTATCTGGCAAAACCGCTGAGTGGTGATAGATTTTGATATACTTTATGAGGTGGAGGGTTTTGTACTGCCAACTAACTTGATCCATTGTGCAGACAAAGAGGGAATCATACGTGGTTGCACTTCAAGGCACAGCTTCTATAACTGCTGTTTGAGATCGCTTGTTGGTTTATAAAATctattgttttgaaaaatattgtaaaagcAAACAGCTAATTTTAAATCAGAGTaaagggtggggtttttttcccttggaaagtCTGCGAAGTGTTAACTTGAATTTAGTCATACGTACACACacatgtgtatgtgtatgtgtatatgtatatgtatatgatCACAGACTAATAAATGTCTCCCCTGTGTAGTTATAAAGCAATTACTTGAACATTCATTACAGGGCATCCTTCTGCACAGCTGTTCCATTGCACTGTGGAGTTATAGTTCAGTGCTTgagtgaaacagagcaagcaacAGACAGGGCTTGCCTGTTTCTCGAAGTTAAACAAAATCCTGTCCTTTcagattcttttatttctcagtgGTTTCATATTCATTAttcaaatgctttgaaaaatgccCAAGGGTATTTCAGTCTCCAGATTTACAACCTTAAAAAAGTAATGTCACAAACGCTTGAATTCTAACAATGTTTCTTTAATTTAGCTGTGATTTATTCTGGTTTGTTAACTCAATATGTTTAATACACAGTTAACCTGGCACAGTGCCATAGAGTGGGAAAGATTGTAAGTGACAAATACTGCGTTATTTATGACCACAATATCATATATACCattgtttatgcttttattCTTAGGGGATTTTGTAGGGATAAATAACATCTCAGATCAAATCATATGTGTAACAAAGATGCTTGGGAATGTGGACACGACATTAACATGTtcctaaattacatttttcagcaTAAAGCATTTGATGGAAACTGAGTGGCTTCACACTGAAAAGACACATTTGCAACTACTTTGTTACTAATATATACCTCTTTCCAAAATTCCCCATCGtaccttaatttttatttcactttccactgatgactttttttcttttgcctttatCTATCTATGTGTTGCTCCTTTAGTGGAGCAATTATTCTCACTACTGCTCATTGTTGTCTCTGTCTCATGCTGCTCAGGAATATAATTAATGTGTTTCCTAATGGTTTTCTTGCCTGCAGAGTTTGGCCACTTGGGAGAATGAAAACAAGATCTATTGCAAACAAACTCTTATTGAGGGAGATGGTCCCAAAACATACTGGACTCGAGAATTAGCTAATGATGAGCTGATTTTGGTAAGAATCTTGAACCTGCTCAATGTATGCACCATATTAACAGGTTTCTTTTTACCACATAGTATGAGTTATTAGTTTT
This region of Hirundo rustica isolate bHirRus1 chromosome 13, bHirRus1.pri.v3, whole genome shotgun sequence genomic DNA includes:
- the CRABP1 gene encoding cellular retinoic acid-binding protein 1, yielding MPNFAGTWKMRSSENFDELLKALGVNAMLRKVAVAAASKPHVEIRQDGDQFYIKTSTTVRTTEINFKIGESFEEETVDGRKCRSLATWENENKIYCKQTLIEGDGPKTYWTRELANDELILTFGADDVVCTRIYVRE